One stretch of Halichoerus grypus chromosome 10, mHalGry1.hap1.1, whole genome shotgun sequence DNA includes these proteins:
- the DEFB127 gene encoding beta-defensin 127 — MKLLLIIAILLLQKSKVTEQLKRCWGEYIHGYCRKICRISEIRQVLCENGRYCCLNIVELEARRKITKPPPPKPRTYAMTFPQDEDIPIENYSRPKANST, encoded by the exons ATGAAGCTCCTCCTGATCATTGCAATTCTGCTGTTACAGAAGTCCAAAG TAACTGAACAACTTAAGAGATGCTGGGGTGAATATATACATGGATATTGCAGGAAAATATGCAGAATAAGTGAAATACGTCAAGTACTATGTGAAAATGGGAGATATTGTTGCCTCAATATCGTGGAATTGGAAGCACGTAGAAAAATTACAAAGCCACCTCCTCCAAAGCCAAGGACATATGCAATGACTTTCCCTCAAGATGAGGATATACCTATAGAAAATTATTCAAGACCCAAGGCAAATTCTACATAA